Proteins from a genomic interval of Asticcacaulis sp. AND118:
- a CDS encoding 5-formyltetrahydrofolate cyclo-ligase, with protein sequence MKDAKAALRKEMKARRSALAAAHPQAGEAMASAFEARGNWPSAEVVAGFHPFGSEIDPLPLLMRFHARGYGLALPALVESAEGGQMIFCAYDPIGALVEGPYGIWQPGPDAPEVFPDIILAPLLAFDREGGRLGYGGGFYDRALDYLKAAKRGKDSPLQVWGVAFSAQEVARVPTEPHDQRLDAVLTEQGVIEIRKNP encoded by the coding sequence ATGAAGGACGCCAAAGCTGCTCTACGCAAGGAGATGAAGGCTCGTCGGTCGGCGCTGGCCGCCGCGCATCCGCAGGCGGGTGAGGCCATGGCCTCCGCCTTCGAAGCGCGGGGAAACTGGCCGTCAGCCGAGGTCGTGGCGGGCTTTCATCCTTTCGGCAGCGAGATCGATCCGTTGCCTCTGCTGATGCGCTTTCACGCGCGGGGCTATGGTTTGGCTTTGCCGGCTTTGGTCGAAAGCGCCGAAGGTGGGCAAATGATCTTTTGCGCCTACGACCCGATCGGGGCGCTGGTCGAAGGCCCCTACGGCATCTGGCAGCCCGGCCCCGATGCGCCTGAGGTTTTCCCTGACATCATCCTGGCGCCCCTGCTGGCCTTCGACCGCGAAGGCGGGCGGCTGGGCTATGGTGGCGGCTTCTACGATCGCGCTTTGGACTATCTTAAGGCGGCGAAACGGGGTAAAGACAGCCCCTTGCAGGTTTGGGGCGTGGCCTTTTCCGCTCAGGAAGTCGCCCGCGTGCCCACCGAACCCCACGATCAGCGTCTCGATGCCGTCCTGACCGAACAGGGCGTGATAGAGATTAGAAAGAACCCCTGA